GACAGAGTCGGATCAGCCAGCGCGGCGTTGGCTGCGGCCAGCTTCGTTTGCAGCTGCGCTTTCGAGCCAGATGCGTATTGTCCAAGGAAAGAACCTTCTATCGCGCCGGTCAAGCGGCTGTCGGCCGTGGCAATCGCCGCTCTAAGAGCCGTCTTGTCGGTAACCTCGATCACTACATTATGGCTGGTCGAGCTTACCGGCGTTTCGGTAATGCCGTCCGAGATGATGACCTTTTCCACCGTTATGGCGTTAAGCTCGACAGTCGCATCAACGTTTTTGGCCTTGAAGCTCAGCTCCAGCAGGTTGTCGGTATTGGAAATTGCCTGGCCCGCGCCGGCCGCAAGGAACCGGATGTTGGCTTCACCCTCGCCCGAAGCGCCTTCCTGGTCAAGCACGATCGAGAACCCGTCTACCAGGGAGATGCCCGACACGTATTCCACCTTCGCAGGGTCGTAACGAACGGACAGATCGATCGCGTAAACGTCGGATGTCAAGTTGTTCAAGCCAAAGTTCAATTTGAATGCTTCCCCGGATACGACGGAAGCCGGTCCGCTCAGCAACGCGCCTTCTTGACCGCTGATTGCAATCCGTGCGCTGCCGCTCAAACCGGAGCCGACGGCTTTCGCCGTTACTTTCACGACGCCGTTCTTTTTGGCCGACAGCAATCCCGTCTCGCTGATGATCGCCGCATTGGTATCCGAACCGTCCTCTGCGGTTACCGACCATACGGCAGGCACTCTTGCCATCATTTGCAGCGTACCGTCCTTCGTCGTAATGGAAGTCGCGCCGGCTTCGCCGGAAACCTCCAGCTCCTCGGACAGTTGAAGCGCTTTGAATGCGCCGCGCAGCGCATAGTATGAGTTGTCCGCCGCTTCCTGACCGATTCCGCTATTCGCAACGGCAGCTTGGGCCTCGCTTAAAGCGCTTGCAAAATCGTTCCATGAATCGGTGGTATAAAGCGTATCGTCCAGGTAGTTGACAGTCCCTATGAAGGAGGTCAGCAGCGTTTTGTCGACCGCCACAGGGGTAACAGGGTTCGCGGAACCGCCGCGGCCGGCTTTGACCTCGTTAAAGTAAGCTTCTACTTTCGAAACTTCTTCAGCTGTCAGCACCCTGTCATAGATCAGAATCTGTGCGACTCTGCCCATGAAGCGGAAAGGAGTTGCGGCCGCCATCGAGTAGCCTACGCCTAGATCCGATTTGTTCCCTTTAAGCGCCTTCGCATTGGTTCCGGGGGTGCCGATGACGTTATTATCTACGTAAACGGCTCTATTGGTTCCGTCTAGCTGAGCGCGAACGCTGACCAGGCCGTCCGTGGCGGTTGTCGCAATTTGCTGCCCGCCGCCCGATACGCCTCCATCCGCGTTACCAAAACGGATGTTAACTCTGTTTGTTCCCACGCCGAGATTAATGCCGCTCCAGCCGTCATTGGCAGCCCATGTTTGGTAAGCCTCGTTCAATCCGAAATAAACAAGGCCGTTTTGGTCGCTGGAGTTGTTGGCTGTGGTTGTTGGTCTAACTAGCGTGTAAATCGTCATCTGCGTGCTGCCGTTATAATCTTTAAAGCCTGCAGCCTTGAGCGGCCTCGAGTTCGCGGCAAAATCCACATAATCGTATACATCGTTCTTTAATGCAGGGTTGCCGGTTGGCGTTCCAAGATTATCGCCGCCGCTGCCGGGAACGCTCGCCGGGACAAGCTTCGCCGGGACGCTTCCCATATTTGTCCATCCGGTTACGTTGCCGCTGCCATCTTTTTCCACACCCTCATCGGCTTTTAGCCATAAGTCAAGACCGTTTCTAGGAATATCGGCAGGCGTCTTATCGCTCACCACAACGCGGGCGTGCGACTGACTCAGCACTTCTCCGTCTGCCGCCAGTACGTAAATAATGTACGGACCAGGCAGCATTGGGGCGGTCATCGCGAGCATATCGCCCGAAGCTACGGTTTCATCGTCGCCTCCATCGAAATGCCCGCCGCTCGACGAGGAAATCCATATCTTTTTAGTCGAGTCGTCCAAATCGATAGCAAATCTCACTTGCCCGCCAGGTGCTACCGACACATCCGCCGGGAGCAGCCTGTTGGCCACCGATACGGTCGTGGTAAAGTGGATGGTCATGGCATTCGGTTCGGTCGGCGTGCTGGCGACCAAGGTCCAGCTTCCTTCGGTGGCGATTTTGTACCCGCTCGCCACGGGATTGCCGTTAAGCGTATAGGTGTAATCTTTGCTCAAAGTCAGTTCAAGAGGCCGTACCGCTGAAACTTCGTAATTTTCCCCGTCCGTCACATTGATCGCTGACGCGTTCTGGTCGACGTAAACCGTATACTTGGAAACGGCCGTCTCTCTGCCGTCTGCGTATTGGATATAGAGCTTGTATTCACCCGCGGCAGAAGGAGCTTTGATTGACTTTTCGTTGCCGGCAGCTTTCGTCATCTTATTGCCTTCGTTGAAGACCGTTGTGTTCGCGGGGGCGAGCCAGACCGTATCTTGCGCATTCAGCAGGCCTCTGCGGTTCAGCTTCTCGCCTTTACCCATGATGACATTGGAAGCGAGCTCAAACTCGGTATCCGCAATGAGGCTTCTTGGGATCATATGGGTGTATTCGTTGGTAAGACCCGAATTCAGAACGATCTCATTGCCCTTAACCGGCCAAATGCGGGCTTCGCTTTTGTAATTGTCGTAAGTAATCCTAGGAGCGCCATTCTGATTGTTAGTTCCGTCCACGTAACCTCCGACGGCAATCATGTCGCTTTTGCGCTTCCAGTTGTTAAATTCGAAGAGACGGCTTTGACCCGGTGCATGGGAAAGCTTTGACTGCACGACGTTGCCGATCATCTTGATGAACGTGCTGCCTTCGTCGGGATGGAATCCGTTTGTCCAGTTGTTGGAGGTTGTAGGCTTGTCGGTTGGATTCGGGTTAAGGAAGTTGTAGTTCATCTCGGTGAAATTCGTCCAGTTGTCGGGATTCCAGTTGCTGTTCTTATCGGTGACGGGGTCATTGGTCAAATTATTGACGGTGTCCCATGTTCCTCCGCCCGGCAAATTACCCGGATCGCCTTGGCGTCCCAGCGAGTAGATAGCTCCGGAATCGTTAACGACCGTGCAAATTTCCTCTATCCGGTTATAGTTTATTTTGTTGTTTCTTGAGGTTGTGGAGATGATCGGAGATCTTGCGACGCTTGTTTCATGCGTACCGTGGTAAGGGCCGCCGGTCTTGTTCGTACCTTGGGCGGTAAAGCCGAACCCATCGTACTCGTCCCAGCCCCAGCCGATGCTCATCGCGCCGTAAGTGGTGTCGTAAATGTAGTTGTGAAGGACCTGCATGTTCGTCGTGTAGAAAGAGGCTAGCGCGTTGGCGCCAG
This region of Paenibacillus sp. JDR-2 genomic DNA includes:
- a CDS encoding cohesin domain-containing protein yields the protein MEVRKRAFIWVMTFVMVFSMLPLSRSVVSADGAASTTLYVATNGNDSTGDGTKDKPYKTIAKAKEVVRTLPKTGGDIVVQIADGYYPLNETLVFSKEDSGSASSTVRYEAAPGAKPVISGGEMLEKGVWTEAVGLTQTGGLKAYKTTLNRSDKLRAIYVNDKRANMTTSTQIASSNRTVTGTPTVSFTSADNPWAWQNGSNIRAGIVFDASVGLTTETKNPQNIEAESMGGSTARWARPFVTFASIEQAPAASNKPGGVMLRFQMPYGAISQSLGNNTQYNPGNNQVIRNAFEFLNKRGDFYFDQAESTLYYIPLAGEDINTADVVVPKLETVLDIRGIPVGDRLNPIEGSDDGRVKNITFNGLTFAHTDYKLFELTGTYTLSDGSGPVTTSSRGYASVQGSIVNKVYFPSSINWHETFYRGYDIPPAVVMINAARNIKVLNGEIGLAGFNGIHIENDAKNIEVTGNYIVDTLASGVVVGHPQHIYENDEPIKQESSVSVSGTPIKNWAGVDKEKFAAGTEAVPENIYITNNFLYRTCYGFPGANALASFYTTNMQVLHNYIYDTTYGAMSIGWGWDEYDGFGFTAQGTNKTGGPYHGTHETSVARSPIISTTSRNNKINYNRIEEICTVVNDSGAIYSLGRQGDPGNLPGGGTWDTVNNLTNDPVTDKNSNWNPDNWTNFTEMNYNFLNPNPTDKPTTSNNWTNGFHPDEGSTFIKMIGNVVQSKLSHAPGQSRLFEFNNWKRKSDMIAVGGYVDGTNNQNGAPRITYDNYKSEARIWPVKGNEIVLNSGLTNEYTHMIPRSLIADTEFELASNVIMGKGEKLNRRGLLNAQDTVWLAPANTTVFNEGNKMTKAAGNEKSIKAPSAAGEYKLYIQYADGRETAVSKYTVYVDQNASAINVTDGENYEVSAVRPLELTLSKDYTYTLNGNPVASGYKIATEGSWTLVASTPTEPNAMTIHFTTTVSVANRLLPADVSVAPGGQVRFAIDLDDSTKKIWISSSSGGHFDGGDDETVASGDMLAMTAPMLPGPYIIYVLAADGEVLSQSHARVVVSDKTPADIPRNGLDLWLKADEGVEKDGSGNVTGWTNMGSVPAKLVPASVPGSGGDNLGTPTGNPALKNDVYDYVDFAANSRPLKAAGFKDYNGSTQMTIYTLVRPTTTANNSSDQNGLVYFGLNEAYQTWAANDGWSGINLGVGTNRVNIRFGNADGGVSGGGQQIATTATDGLVSVRAQLDGTNRAVYVDNNVIGTPGTNAKALKGNKSDLGVGYSMAAATPFRFMGRVAQILIYDRVLTAEEVSKVEAYFNEVKAGRGGSANPVTPVAVDKTLLTSFIGTVNYLDDTLYTTDSWNDFASALSEAQAAVANSGIGQEAADNSYYALRGAFKALQLSEELEVSGEAGATSITTKDGTLQMMARVPAVWSVTAEDGSDTNAAIISETGLLSAKKNGVVKVTAKAVGSGLSGSARIAISGQEGALLSGPASVVSGEAFKLNFGLNNLTSDVYAIDLSVRYDPAKVEYVSGISLVDGFSIVLDQEGASGEGEANIRFLAAGAGQAISNTDNLLELSFKAKNVDATVELNAITVEKVIISDGITETPVSSTSHNVVIEVTDKTALRAAIATADSRLTGAIEGSFLGQYASGSKAQLQTKLAAANAALADPTLSQAGIGEAAAQLTAAISEFDGSLKTLSGSSVLTIGDLAVIGRYYGQSSTDVNWPLYKALGITTPRPIGVQDLAAVAYRIMGNSQ